A stretch of the Zeugodacus cucurbitae isolate PBARC_wt_2022May chromosome 6, idZeuCucr1.2, whole genome shotgun sequence genome encodes the following:
- the LOC105210269 gene encoding fas apoptotic inhibitory molecule 1 produces the protein MSFLSPSLRLENLPNEPIMTLDHIPEEKRYNKNNIVAKWCAPINGKMYRIELEHGTTTGRRMIWVNGKEVLRRDWMFKLVGEDSFYIDQARCIIRVDPAPGFRYEYSLYIDGKPHELYTDELTKHYRLWLVSIEDNEYRIMLELDTINLYVNDQLRKETGDFVDGGTDTKFTENGNEFVLQARSSGNKLDGLTHTLLANGEVIPEAKIIEVMQEPFSILSSI, from the exons ATGTCTTTCCTATCGCCATCCTTGAGGTTAGAGAATTTACCAAATGAACCTATTATGACACTCGACCATATACCGGAAGAGAAacgttacaacaaaaataatattgtggCCAAATGGTGTGCGCCAATAAATGGGAAAATGTATCGCATCGAATTGGAACATGGCACGACCACAGGGCGACGAATGATATGGGTAAATGGAAAG GAAGTCCTACGCCGCGATTGGATGTTCAAATTGGTGGGCGAAGACTCCTTTTATATCGATCAAGCGCGTTGCATTATACGTGTCGATCCAGCACCAGGTTTCAGATATGAATACTCACTCTATATTGATGGCAAACCGCACGAACTCTACACCGATGAGCTGACGAAACATTATCGACTGTGGTTGGTCAGTATTGAGGATAATGAATATCGCATAATGTTGGAATTGGACACGATCAATTTGTATGTGAACGATCAGTTGCGCAAAGAAACG GGCGACTTCGTCGACGGTGGCACCGACACCAAATTTACGGAAAATGGCAATGAGTTTGTGCTGCAAGCGCGTTCGAGTGGCAATAAATTGGATGGCTTGACACACACCCTACTGGCGAATGGTGAAGTGATACCTGAGGCTAAGATCATCGAAGTCATGCAAGAGCCCTTCTCGATTTTATCGTCCATTTAA